The Cycloclasticus sp. genomic sequence AAGGCTGATTTAAAAGTCGACACGAACTTTTATACCTAGAGACCTGGGCTTATTGGGAACCCCCGCATTCATGGTTGGCAGGATGGAACGATAATATTCATTATTGGTCAGGTTTTTAGCAAATAGATAAACGCTTAGCTGTTGACCGTGATAGCCAAGTTGCATACTTAGGTTGGAGTAGCTGTCTTCTTTAAAACTATTTGAATTAGCATCGTCAAAATAAATTTTGTCACTCCATTGCCATTCGGTTCTAATGAAATAGCCTGTTTGATGTTTGTATTGTGCCGCTACCGTTAGGTTCTTTTCTGGAATGAAGGGGGGGCTGTGCCCTTTTGACGTAGAGTTTTTAAATTTATTAAAACGGATGTGGGTATAACCAAAACCGCCTTCTACTTTCAATCCAGGTAACAACTCTGCACTTGCTTCTATTTCCATTCCTTGTGAGGTTGTTTTTGCAACATTAATGATCGTGTAATCCATTAGTGTTACTTCTTTTTCAAGCTGGTAGTCGTCAATTTTGTAATAAAAGAAAGCGACATTAGTTTGTATACGATTTTCTGCCCAATTTAATTTAAAGCCTATTTCACTAGCCCACATGGTTTCACTGTCAAACTCAGACATCAAGGGGTTTACTGCTAAGACGGAGAATCCCCCAGGTTTAAAGGCTAAACCTGTCGACGAATAGAGTAAAAAATCATCTGAAAGCAAATAATCGATACTGATTTTTGGGCTGATATGAAAAGAGTGTCGTTTTTTTTGATAACGGGTCGTTATACTGATGCCTCTGTCTACTTGTTGATAGGCATAATCCAGCCGCAAGCCGGTATGAATGCGTAACCTGTCTGACACGTTATAACTTAGGTTGGTGAATGCTGCCGTGTCACTTTTTTTAACTTGGCTATCTAAGAGGATGTCGGGTAAGCCAAAGGGTTTCAAAGCCCTTTTGCCGTGGTTGTCATCAATGGAGCCAAAAAGCCCAACAACCCAATCAAGATTTGAGTAACTCCCGCTAATTCGAAACTCTTGATTCCATTGAATTTGCTCTTGTTTCCCTTCTACGCTAGTTATGGCTAACGGGCTAAGGTCAGTATCAACAAAATAGTCATCGAGTTGCCATTTCCTACGAGAGGTTGCTGATAAAAAGCGGAAGGCACTGTTTTGGTAAATGACTTTAAAAGCCGTTGTATTAGAGTGATGTTCTGATACGCCATTTTGGTTGGATTCAATGGTCAATGGATCGTTGCTTGCTAAAGAGGAAATTAGCGGCGTATTATCATTAAAGTCATCTCTATTAATCGTAAGGCTAATATCCCACGCCTTCGATGGTATCCATATCAGTGATGCATGCCCGCTCATACGTTGCTTCTCATCGGCTGGCTTGTTTAAAAAACGATTATATAAATAGCCATCAGTTTGGGAGAATGCCCCGCCGATATTAAAAAACAATTCATTGGCTATCAGTGAGCCGCTACTGTAACCATCTACACCCCAACTGTTAAAACTTGAATATTCAGAAGACATCGCTGATTTTGTCTGATTGCTTGGTTTTTTTGTTTTGATTGAAACAACGCCACCATAACTATTTTTACCAAATAGAGCGCCTTGCGGACCTCGATAAACATCGATGCTTTTTGCGTTATGTATTCTGCTAGCAAAACTAAACACATCACTATATGGGATATCATCTATATAAAAAATAACCGACGGTGGGCTGTATAACGGTGTATTACCTAAACCTCTCACAGTTACGACGCTGTTAAGTGAGCCCATTCCAAGGTCTAAAAAATTAAAGTTCGGGGTTTTTGAGCTAATGCTTTGCATTGAGTTAATATCTTGCTCTTTAATGTCTTGAGCCGTAAAAGATCGACTACTGTACGGGGCATCCTTGAATGGGTATTCAGTATTAACCGAGTGATTAACAACGAGGTCTTTTAATTGTATGCTGCTAATGGGTGAATTTTCAGCCAATACACCGCTAGAAAAAACAGTTAATATCAATAAGGATTTTTTTATTCTCAGGCACATTTAATAGCTATTGAATAAACAAAATATACACTTTTCTGAGCAACGCAAACTTGAGTCATTTGGTACTTTTAATATTTTGGTTTTCTATATCAGAGTAGAAACGCGGTATAGATTTCCTTACCTTTTCAGGAACAATACTGCAACCATGAAGGTTATAGAATAAATTAACGGGGCCTTTCAATAGGTTTTCTCTATGTTTTTCATGATGAAAAAGTCGAGCCCCAATGTGGTATATAACCTCTAGCAAATACCTTGCAAACTCTACAGGAAGTTGCTTTGATGTTTCAATGTATGCTGGGCTAAATACTTCTCGGTCACCGGCTAAAAACATGATTCCCAAAGCAATTTTTTTATGCTCTTCAGGCTCCATCTTGATAATATAGGCCGCTAAGTTTCGTACCTGCTCATGCTCACCTAATGATAGGTAGGCAATGCATTTCATTGTCTGCAATAAAATGTACATAGTGTCACCTTCTTTAGACATTTCTATGCTTTTTTCATAGTATGAAATCCCTTCATATATATCACCTTGGAGCACTTTTATACGGCCAATAACCAGGTAGCATGCTGCATAGCTGGGCCCAAGATCCAAAGCTCGATATGCCAAGAGTTCCCCTAAATCATGGTGGCCTTGCCCATATAACCGTTCGGCTGCAGCGGATAAATAAAGCGCATCATTCTGTACGTATGGCAGATGCTTTAGCACCAATACCTCAATCTCTTTTTCCCTAGTCTCTAAATGATTTAAGTTACCGGTATACATTTGAATGTGTAGGTTGGTTGCTAATAAGATAGCGGCATAGTGATCTTGAGGGTTTAACCGTAAACATTCTCTTAACTTTTTTTCGACCTCACTAAAATCATCTAATCCAGGTTCAAACAACATAGACGCTTTATATAAACCAACAACTAGAGAGTCACTAGAAGCCTTGATTTGCTCATTTTCACGAAATATCTGTTTGTTCCAGATTTTTTCTTTAATTTTTTCTACCAGTATGCAAATTGAGTTATTGCTACCACTTTTTTGCTGGAGAGGGAGGGTGTGAAGAATACTATCAAAAACTTGCCCCGTTTTTTGGTTGAGTGTTACAAGAGAGCATGTCCATATATCTTTGAGCATCAAAAAACTAAGCTCCAACGTGTAATGCAATTGATATCTAGTGATATTTTCGGTTTTTTCTGCGCCAATTAGTTCAACACGGTGCTCGGAGCCTAAGCTTTCTCTTAACAAGAACTTGAGGTCATTGACGAATTTTTGGCCTATTTTGTTTTTTTCATCTATTTTCTCAAGTCCATAAATAGGGCCAATAGAAAAGTAAATTCCTTGCTCTATTTTTGGTTTTTGTTCATTTCTTTTAGCAATCCATATGTAACCTTCGCCATATTGAGTTGCAATAAATAAAGGGTTGCCAGCAGAGTCTCCTAATTTTCGTCGTAAGCGGCTAATTAGATAATCAATATTTCGATCAAAGCTAGTCTTATCAATTCCTACAACAAAGTCCAATAACATGGAACGGCTTAGTAATTTCCCAGGGCGAGAGGCGAAGTTTGTTAATAATGCACGCTCGTACTTAGTAAATTTGATTTTTTTATTATTTTTAGTTGTCGCAAAAATAAAATTATTATCAAAAATCAGATCGCCATAATACATTTCTTCCATGTGCTTAAGACCAAAGTGGTTTTCCTTAACGGTTCACTTTAATGATAACTAAAAGCATTAAATATTCCTATTAAAATAACTAAATCACATATTTCTGCAACATTCTTTGGATACATTTACACCTAATTAGTGTTGCTGAAAACATTATAAGTTTTGAAGTAAGTTAACCCGGATGACTGGCTTAATTAGGGATTATTAAAAGCTTATTTTGGATTGAAAATTAGCAGTCACGGGCCTAAAAATTATAACGCTTCATGTGATATGGGAATTAATATGAGAAAAACTACAGTTTTAAATGTTACTTTATTGGCATTAATTTTTAACTACTCTTTTGTAAATGCAAAAGACAGCTTCACAGATGAGCCGAATATGGCTTCCCAGCAATTTGAGCAAACTCGTAGAGGGCCCAGAGAAGAAAAGAGTATCAATTCCTCTCAAGCAAACTTAGTGTTAGACAATAAGGTTTTTCGTCCGCGCCAAAGAGGCGTTCGCGTTAGCCTCGATCAATCCTCTGAAATAAATATTGACGTACATGACTTTAACGAAATTAAAAGGATAAGACGGGGGAAGAGAAAAAACTATTAGTTGTAGATTATGGGCTTGCACTATGAAGTGCATTGTCAAAAGTATACGGTTCTAATAGGCTTGATACCCTTTCTTAACGGATAATTCGGAGAGGGGTTTGATGTTAAGGAAGGGTGAAAACACCGAGCCTGCCTTCTGAGTCATTTCATTATTAGGAAGAAATTAATCGTAATCTCCCCCTAATAATGAAAAATCAAAAAAGACGCTGTATACCTAAATTGTCGTTACTTTCCTCTGCTACGCAAAGACTGGACAGTGAAGTCTTTCTGTTTAACTGAAAGGTGGTTAACCCGTGTTTTCATTTTGAGAGTCGTACAGTGCTGGGCTTCAACATCAATCATTGAAATAAGCGATGGAATAGCAACGCCAGAGCCTTTATTGTGCTCAAGGTGATCATCAGGGTGTGAAAAGCTACTTATTGCGATACGCCAAATTTTATTATTTCTATCATAATAACGCCCGGCGATTGGGATATGTGTTTGAGAATCTACATAGAAAAGGCGTTTAGATAAAGGGTGATCTGCTAATTTTGGTTTAGCCTCTAAGACATAAAGCTCCCTTAGTTGCCATGGCACATTTGGGAAACAATTGCCTTGCCCATGGAAATTCCCAAACTTATACTCACCGGCCTGCGCAGATTCAATTTCTTGCGTATTTGCATTATGTTTATAAAAGGGAGCTAATAAATTTTCAGTGCCCAAATAAGTCCAACTCATGTCGTTGATTCTGCCGTTATAACCAAGAAAATCCTCGATCATAATATCGCTACCTAAGAAAGCATCTGTTGTTTGCCCAGCAGGTAAACGACGAACGCGTCGTTGAACCGATAAGTATAGCCAAGTCCTTTCTCGGGCACTGTCATCCTCTAAGCGGTGAACCAATAATTGCGTATTCTTTAAATCAAACGGTTCTTTTGCTTGCAAGTAAATACCATTAAAAATACTGGCGGGGTTTCTGGGAAGGTCAGGTTTGGGTTGCATTAACAACCGGTGTTTGTAGCGGATGACCTTGCCCACAAATTTAAGCGTACGCTCAACTTTACCGCTTTTCATATTAATGTAATCCCAAATAAAAGGGTCGACTAAAGAGGTGTCTCCACCATAGGCGTAACGCATATTCCAAGCTAATTTCAGCCCTGCTAGTGGATCACTAACAGTTGGTTTTTCAGGGAAGGGAAGGCCATCTTGGTAGTTAAGTATTTGACCCGTTTTAGAATCGATTGAGACAGTCCCTTTGTTTTTTTCTGTTTGCTGTAAAAAAAGTGGGTTCGGTGCGATATCAAAATGCTCTCCCACGGTCACAGATAGCTGGCCTTTTGTTAGTAGGTCCACAACAGGTGGATCTAAATAATCTGCAAATTGTGCAACATTACTTTGGTTAATTAAGCTGCCGGGTATCGGCGTGGCTTGTGCGAGGATAGAAAAGCTCAATGCAATGAGCGATAACACGATGACTTTCTTCATATTTTTAACCCTTCCTTGGTGTAGCTAAATGTATGAGTAAACATTTGGTATAGCTCTTATGTTCACACTTAAGTAATTTGTTAGCGCATAACATTAGCTAATACTGATGAAGTTATCAATGAAAAATTTACTACTTTTGCCGATCAGGCAACTTGATAGGCTTTTAAGGTGTGCCCCATTATCTGTCAGTATGACAATTTTTAAAGAATATAAATTGCTCCAGCGCGTGTTAGTTTGTACACTGCACTCGGAGTTGGCTAGACAGTCGCTCTGCGCAAGCAGGGAGGAAAGTCCGGGCTTCATAGGGCAAAGTGCCAGGTAACGCCTGGGGGGCGCGAGCCTACGGAAAGTGCAGCAGAAAGAAAACCGCCTAAGTCTATTTATAGACCGGTAAGGGTGAAACGGTGCGGTAAGAGCGCACCGCGTGTACGGTAACGTATTACGGCGATGGTAAACCCCACTTGAAGCAAGACCAAATAGAGAAGTGGTAACGCAAGTTACGACGTGTGGCCCACACGGCTTCTGGGTAGGTCGCTCGAGGTGCATAGCGATGTGCATCCCAGATGAATGACTGTCCACGACAGAACCCGGCTTATCGGCCAACTCCACCTATTTCTAAAAAATTGATTTAGCAGGTCGAATGCACGACATGTTATCTACAATAAAGAGATCTTATTTCTTAACTTTTGTGGGTGCTGTGGAGTAGTGCGTTAATGCAAAACTAGGCCCTACTAACTGATAGTATGTTTGGTAAAACAGATAAGGTGCTAGATAGAACAGAGTTGGTTGTGCTCTTGACACCTAGGGTGATTAAAAACGAATTGGATGCGAGGCTTGTCACTCGAGAATTCAAGCGGAAGTTAACGGGTATATACCAAGAACTTGAAAGTGAAGAAGGTACGGCTTCGACAGATTAGGGGCAGTACGTTTAACCCCTCAATTTAAAGATAGTGTTAAGGAAGGGAGTTAGTACGAAAGAACGTTGACCGGCGTTTTCACTGTCGACGGCATAGAGATACATTTGAGAACGGGCTTGCATTAACAGGCCCGTTTTTTTGCCTACAATAAATACGTACTTTAAAAGTATGACTCTGTTCACAGATTATTTTCGTTGTTTCTCTACACTGCTAGGACAGTGTCGATAAACAGGAGTGAACGTGAGAATAATAACCTTAGCCATAATTGCATTAACTGCATCAATGAATGCGCAAGCAGTTCCTGATGAATCAAAAATGTTCGGCGGAGCAGCTCCTTTTACGTTTGATGAAATGCCGAATGGCCGTCTTAAGTCACAGCTTGAAGCGTTACCTGCTCCGGCTAAAAAAAGAGGCATGGCGTGGTTAAATCGTTTTAGCTTTCCTGCCAATGATATTGCGCAGATTCATGTTGATGGTCGCGGCGGGGTTTTCTATCAAGACACTTTACTGCCAGATGATATTAGCCAGGCGGATTTAGAGGCCGATCCAACACTGGAAGGCATTAACCCAACTGATGTTTTTAAACTGCACAGCAGACCCGGTGCTGCAAATGTGGTTTACGTTAATTTTAAAGGCCATACGATTACAGATACCGCCTGGAACTCAAGCGGGCAGTCGAGTTATCAAGCAAAACCATTCAACAAAGACGCTGACCCCAACAGCTTTTCAGTAGCGGAAAGGGCGGATATGGCTGAAATATGGCACCGAATTGCCGAAGATTTTAGTGCCTTTGATATTGATGTCACCACAGAAGCGCCTGCGTCTTTCGGACCAAAAGTTGGCCATCTACTTATTACCAGTAACTCAACGGTAACAGGTGGCGACATGCCGCATCCCAATGCTGGCGGTGTGGCCTATGTTGGTGTTTGGGGTGCATCGTATTATGAATATTACCAACCGGCATTGGTTTATTACGATCAATTGGCATCAGCGCCGTATTATATTTCAGAAGCTGCCTCACATGAATTGGGCCATAACTTAGCACTATCACATGATGGTACAAGTACAGTGGGCTATTACTCGGGGCATGGGACAGGGTTGAGTTCGTGGGCTCCAATTATGGGTGTGGGCTACTATAATAATGTTACTCAGTGGAGTAAGGGTGAATACCCTGATGCAAATAATACTCAAGATGATTTAGCGATTATTAGTGCTCAGCTGTCATTTGCCGCTGATGACCATGCAAATGATCATGCATTTTCAACGGCGTTGATTGTTGACTCGGCTGGTAATATTGCCAGCAGTAATCCTGAGTTTGATCCGCTTAATGCGCGCCCTGACAATAAAGGTATTATTGAAAGTAGTGCTGATACAGATGTTTTCTTTTTCGATACGGCAGCGGGCGATATTAATGTCACCATAACACCTGCATGGGCGGCGTATACACGTTCAAGTAAACGCGGGGCAAACCTTGATATTAAAGCAACCCTTACGGATGGTGCTGGCATTACTATTGTCGACGATTATTTAGATGATACAGAAGCGTTAATTACAGCAAACGTTCCTGCAGGTCGATACTATCTTGAAATCACCGGTGTTGGAAACGGTGCAGTACCGTACTCATCTTATGGTGGTTTAGGCGAATATTTTATTGTCGGCAACGTCGTTCCCACGAGTGCAGATGCAACGGCTCCTAACCCTGATCCAATGTCATTAGCCAGTGCTCCAGTAAGTACTAGCCGCACCAGTATTGAGATGGAGGCAACGGTGGCTTCTGATGACTCAGGTTTTGTTGAATATCAATTTGTTTGTACGACAGGTGGCTTAGGCTGCGTTACCAGTGCATGGCAAACGGAAACGCTATATGTGTCACCGAGTTTAGAGCCAGATACCGAGTATAGCTATCAGGTGAAAGCGCGGGACAGTGTCGGTAATGAAACTGCATTATCGTCTGTATTATCGGCCACAACCTGGGTTAATACGCCACCCGTTAGCGTTGCTGACTCAGCAGAAGTCGACAAAAACGCAAGCGTAATTATTGATGTGCTTATAAATGATAGTGATGCTGACGGCGATACATTGGCTGTTAATAGTATTCCTATGACGGCTGCCAACGGTGATGCCGTGATCAGTGGTAACAATATCTTGTATACGCCAGATGTTGGCTTTGTAGGCACCGATCAATTCTCGTACAGTATTGCAGATGGTTTTAGTGGTTATTCTACTAATGCTGAAGTCACAGTGGATGTGATGGATGTTAACTCAGCGCCAGTAGCCAACCCAGATAGTGCAGAAGTGCTAATACAAGGTAGCGTTGTTATTAATGTACTCGTTAATGATAGCGACCCTGAAGGAGCTCCCTTGTCCATTGTCGCGGTAACAAATGGAGCAAAGGGAACCGTTGTTAATAATTTTAATGGAACGGTGACTTACACGGGGGCAAGTAGAAAGCGCGGTGGTGATACCTTCAGTTATATAGTGTCCGATGGTCAGCTTAATTCTACATCCACAGTGTCTGTATCAATCGTAAAGTCGCTTTCGGGTGGAGATAGTGAAGATGGAGGCGGTGGTGGGCGTTGTCACCCTAAAAGAGGGTGTTAAGTTTATTTTAACCACGTTAGGAATATATTGGGGCTTTGAAGCCTTAACTAAAAAAACCAGCGGCCAATGGCCGCTGGTTTTTTTATGCGTGGTTTAAACTAATCTTTTGCTGAGCTAAATAGGTGAGTGGGCACATAGTAGCCACAGCTTAGCGGTGAAAGAGCAGGCGTAGTAGGGGCTGTAATGTGACTAATTGGTTAACGTTCGAGTTTTGTGGCTGCAGCGAAGCGGAGATCACGCTTGAACGACTTGTATGGTGACTTTATGACGCAGCATGAACAATAATCTCTATATTCAATAAAAATTGAGTGGCGCGCAAAGTGTCACTCTTTTTTTTTGGTATTAATATTGCTTGATTATTCATATAACTAATTTATGAGGTAACCATGAATATTGACATATCGTCTCAATACCAAAGAGTTTCTCAGCTTACCCGCAACTCGATACCGATCGCACACAAAGAGCCTGTTGATAATACATTAAAGAGTACTACAGCAGATACGGTAACGATCAGTAATGATACAAAAAATAAATTGGAACGAACGACTGAAATAATGGCTAAGTATGACCTTAGAAATATATCTCATAATACATTTGAAAAAATGAGTGATGAGCTTCGTAATTCAGGGCTTATGAGTGATCATGAATATTTAATGATGGTAAGACCTAGCAATAATATGGAAGGATTACACAACATGAAAAATGATCCTAACCAACCAATAGACATGATAGCCAGATTTGAAGAACTACTTGATGTACAAACAAGTAGTAATTCGAACCCTAAATTTATCGATAATGACCAGAAACGCCTTGATTCACTGATTTATTTTGAAAGCCGACAAAGTTAACTTTACGGCAAGTAATAGCCAGGGAAAGGATATTACTTGCCGCCTTTACAGCCTAACTAGGTATTAACCGCTTAGAAGACGACGGTCAGCGTATTAGAACAACCCGTTAGGCTACCAGCGGGGCATACTTGATAAATGTACGTTGCGCCACCCTTAGTACCAATGAGGTCAAGGTAGCTATCCGTCTGATTATCAAAAGCTTCCGATGACGTGCCTGTGCGATAAATATCAACCGCTCCATCGTAGCTCCAAGTTAGATCTACTTGCTGCCTGCCTTTTACTTTAGAACCGCTAGCCGAATCCAATGTTGGAGCCCCTGCAATTGGTGTTGCTAATGTTGTAGCGGAGTCCTGATTACTACAAATAAGGGCGCTGGATGGATCAATGCCACAGACTTCATAGCTATACTTGGTTTCTGCTAACAGCCCAGTTATTGAGGTTGAGGTTGAATTGCTTGCGATGCCCGAGTTTATAGTTGTCCCGCTAGCATCAAGAACAGTGTAGCCGCTCTCTCCTGAGCCATCTGTCCAGCTTAAATCAATTTGCGTGTCTGATATAGCTGTCGCGCTTAAGGTAGTGGGTGCGGTAAAGGTAACGTCATCCGTCCAGTCTATGGATATTTGACGGATGCTGATGCTATCAAGATTGCGGTTTCCTCGCGTGGGGTCTGTATCTTCAACCTTGACGAGAACGCTATCAACAACAGAGGAAAGTTCACCTAATAGAATTTGATCGGCGCTTGCTGCCAATTCAAATATAGGGATGTAGCTCTGCCCACCATCAACCGAATAACTAAAGGCAAAATTATCGCCTTCGCTATTGGCTGGCGCAGCAGCATTAACGGAAAGCGTGGTGACTATGCCAGAACCAATATTATCAAATTGCCAGATATGCTCTAGCCGGCTGGTTCGTTTTGATGGCTTACCACCTGACTCCACTTCAGTAAGGGTTTCTGAATCGTTGATGCTAAATGTATTGAGATATGACCCCGTCATGCTGCCGAATGTAGTTGCTTCACCCGAAGCATAACGAATAGGAGGGAGCACCACATCTACGTTGATTGCATTGGAATTTGCAAGCCCACCAGCGTTGAATGCTTGTACATAGTATTCGTGCACGCCATCGGCAACGCCAGTGTCGGTATAAGTGACATTATTGGCAGAAACATTCGCAATTTCACTGCCGTTACGGAAAATGTTGAAACCGTCTTCGTTATCCGAATTGTCGCTCCACTGTAAAGTAACATCACTGACGCCATCATACGTAGCAGACGTTAGAGTTGGCGCTGTGGGTGGGTCAATAGGGCTTAATCCATTGTCATAGTCAAAAGACATGGAGCTGCTAGCGGTGCTTATATTGTATAGGCGGTTTCCGGTTGGGTTTATTGTTCCGCCCTGGTAAGTGTCTGTACTGGGCAAAGTCGTTCCATTAATTTCATCTACACCAGCGGCGTGCCATACGTCATCAGCGTCCCCACGGTTGCGACCCCACTCAAGGTCATATTCGCCATCAGCCTGTAACAAAGCGACGCGGTAATGAGCACCATTAGTAGGCCAAGGTGGAACTTGCCCTGGAAAGCCTTGCGTGTTGTAACCAGCATTGTCATCAATATGCCAAATAGTTAGGCCACCTTGAGTCATTGCTGCATCAAACCCGATGGGTTGACGGTTTTCAATTAATAAGTATTCGCCATTGGGGTAGCCATGATCAATGCGGTAGACAGCAGCAGTATCTTCTGCTTGTTGTAAGCTATATGTGCCAGGGGCACTAATAACGGTTGGACTGACCCAACCAAGATTGATTTTACTCCAAGGAGAGAAATGAGGCGGATAGTGCTGGCTGTTATCAAACCCCCACGAATTTGCCATTAAGCCATAAGAGCCGATGCCTTGGCCTCCGCCGTTTGTGTCATACAGATCAGGCAGACCAAAAAAGTGGCCAGTTTCGTGGGCGATGACGCCGATTCGGCCAATAGCCGAGCCGGAGATGCCCCATAAACTAGGGCTTATATGATAATCAAATACTTTAATACCGGATGTTGAAACCCAAGAAGGTTGAATGGCCCAGCGATGTGACCAAATGCGGTCTGCAGTGTTAGCTCCATCAGTGTCTGTACCGCCCCATTCGGCGCCATATCCAGAATGAATGAATGAAATTGAATCGATATAACCATCATTATCTTGGTCGTATTCGTTAAAATTTAAACCGTGTTCCGTTTCGAGCTTATTAAGGGCCTCTTGTAAGGCTCCCCATAATGTCGAGCTGCCGGATTGGCCATCAGCGTAATAAGCCTCTGTGCCAGAAACATCAATCCAACCTGAAATGGTTGAGTT encodes the following:
- a CDS encoding Ig-like domain-containing protein, translated to MRIITLAIIALTASMNAQAVPDESKMFGGAAPFTFDEMPNGRLKSQLEALPAPAKKRGMAWLNRFSFPANDIAQIHVDGRGGVFYQDTLLPDDISQADLEADPTLEGINPTDVFKLHSRPGAANVVYVNFKGHTITDTAWNSSGQSSYQAKPFNKDADPNSFSVAERADMAEIWHRIAEDFSAFDIDVTTEAPASFGPKVGHLLITSNSTVTGGDMPHPNAGGVAYVGVWGASYYEYYQPALVYYDQLASAPYYISEAASHELGHNLALSHDGTSTVGYYSGHGTGLSSWAPIMGVGYYNNVTQWSKGEYPDANNTQDDLAIISAQLSFAADDHANDHAFSTALIVDSAGNIASSNPEFDPLNARPDNKGIIESSADTDVFFFDTAAGDINVTITPAWAAYTRSSKRGANLDIKATLTDGAGITIVDDYLDDTEALITANVPAGRYYLEITGVGNGAVPYSSYGGLGEYFIVGNVVPTSADATAPNPDPMSLASAPVSTSRTSIEMEATVASDDSGFVEYQFVCTTGGLGCVTSAWQTETLYVSPSLEPDTEYSYQVKARDSVGNETALSSVLSATTWVNTPPVSVADSAEVDKNASVIIDVLINDSDADGDTLAVNSIPMTAANGDAVISGNNILYTPDVGFVGTDQFSYSIADGFSGYSTNAEVTVDVMDVNSAPVANPDSAEVLIQGSVVINVLVNDSDPEGAPLSIVAVTNGAKGTVVNNFNGTVTYTGASRKRGGDTFSYIVSDGQLNSTSTVSVSIVKSLSGGDSEDGGGGGRCHPKRGC
- a CDS encoding DUF1329 domain-containing protein yields the protein MKKVIVLSLIALSFSILAQATPIPGSLINQSNVAQFADYLDPPVVDLLTKGQLSVTVGEHFDIAPNPLFLQQTEKNKGTVSIDSKTGQILNYQDGLPFPEKPTVSDPLAGLKLAWNMRYAYGGDTSLVDPFIWDYINMKSGKVERTLKFVGKVIRYKHRLLMQPKPDLPRNPASIFNGIYLQAKEPFDLKNTQLLVHRLEDDSARERTWLYLSVQRRVRRLPAGQTTDAFLGSDIMIEDFLGYNGRINDMSWTYLGTENLLAPFYKHNANTQEIESAQAGEYKFGNFHGQGNCFPNVPWQLRELYVLEAKPKLADHPLSKRLFYVDSQTHIPIAGRYYDRNNKIWRIAISSFSHPDDHLEHNKGSGVAIPSLISMIDVEAQHCTTLKMKTRVNHLSVKQKDFTVQSLRSRGK
- a CDS encoding TonB-dependent receptor, whose translation is MCLRIKKSLLILTVFSSGVLAENSPISSIQLKDLVVNHSVNTEYPFKDAPYSSRSFTAQDIKEQDINSMQSISSKTPNFNFLDLGMGSLNSVVTVRGLGNTPLYSPPSVIFYIDDIPYSDVFSFASRIHNAKSIDVYRGPQGALFGKNSYGGVVSIKTKKPSNQTKSAMSSEYSSFNSWGVDGYSSGSLIANELFFNIGGAFSQTDGYLYNRFLNKPADEKQRMSGHASLIWIPSKAWDISLTINRDDFNDNTPLISSLASNDPLTIESNQNGVSEHHSNTTAFKVIYQNSAFRFLSATSRRKWQLDDYFVDTDLSPLAITSVEGKQEQIQWNQEFRISGSYSNLDWVVGLFGSIDDNHGKRALKPFGLPDILLDSQVKKSDTAAFTNLSYNVSDRLRIHTGLRLDYAYQQVDRGISITTRYQKKRHSFHISPKISIDYLLSDDFLLYSSTGLAFKPGGFSVLAVNPLMSEFDSETMWASEIGFKLNWAENRIQTNVAFFYYKIDDYQLEKEVTLMDYTIINVAKTTSQGMEIEASAELLPGLKVEGGFGYTHIRFNKFKNSTSKGHSPPFIPEKNLTVAAQYKHQTGYFIRTEWQWSDKIYFDDANSNSFKEDSYSNLSMQLGYHGQQLSVYLFAKNLTNNEYYRSILPTMNAGVPNKPRSLGIKVRVDF
- a CDS encoding M6 family metalloprotease domain-containing protein translates to MSALTLKKSSTKATFHTKYFLITLIAFISLSYITEVFAINASPHPINATQPDGTKIVLKIKGDEHFHWQEDNNGYTVLKEKGRYVYAQKGPSGHLIPTELEVGQSNPKANGLQKRILPSQSIINQQKASAPGSTSESSASTPEQVPPSGTIKNLVVMIRFSDHEFRTLPSATDIDVLFNADTPDPALAPTGSVKAVYLENSYGQMTLNSTISGWIDVSGTEAYYADGQSGSSTLWGALQEALNKLETEHGLNFNEYDQDNDGYIDSISFIHSGYGAEWGGTDTDGANTADRIWSHRWAIQPSWVSTSGIKVFDYHISPSLWGISGSAIGRIGVIAHETGHFFGLPDLYDTNGGGQGIGSYGLMANSWGFDNSQHYPPHFSPWSKINLGWVSPTVISAPGTYSLQQAEDTAAVYRIDHGYPNGEYLLIENRQPIGFDAAMTQGGLTIWHIDDNAGYNTQGFPGQVPPWPTNGAHYRVALLQADGEYDLEWGRNRGDADDVWHAAGVDEINGTTLPSTDTYQGGTINPTGNRLYNISTASSSMSFDYDNGLSPIDPPTAPTLTSATYDGVSDVTLQWSDNSDNEDGFNIFRNGSEIANVSANNVTYTDTGVADGVHEYYVQAFNAGGLANSNAINVDVVLPPIRYASGEATTFGSMTGSYLNTFSINDSETLTEVESGGKPSKRTSRLEHIWQFDNIGSGIVTTLSVNAAAPANSEGDNFAFSYSVDGGQSYIPIFELAASADQILLGELSSVVDSVLVKVEDTDPTRGNRNLDSISIRQISIDWTDDVTFTAPTTLSATAISDTQIDLSWTDGSGESGYTVLDASGTTINSGIASNSTSTSITGLLAETKYSYEVCGIDPSSALICSNQDSATTLATPIAGAPTLDSASGSKVKGRQQVDLTWSYDGAVDIYRTGTSSEAFDNQTDSYLDLIGTKGGATYIYQVCPAGSLTGCSNTLTVVF
- a CDS encoding winged helix-turn-helix domain-containing protein, which produces MEEMYYGDLIFDNNFIFATTKNNKKIKFTKYERALLTNFASRPGKLLSRSMLLDFVVGIDKTSFDRNIDYLISRLRRKLGDSAGNPLFIATQYGEGYIWIAKRNEQKPKIEQGIYFSIGPIYGLEKIDEKNKIGQKFVNDLKFLLRESLGSEHRVELIGAEKTENITRYQLHYTLELSFLMLKDIWTCSLVTLNQKTGQVFDSILHTLPLQQKSGSNNSICILVEKIKEKIWNKQIFRENEQIKASSDSLVVGLYKASMLFEPGLDDFSEVEKKLRECLRLNPQDHYAAILLATNLHIQMYTGNLNHLETREKEIEVLVLKHLPYVQNDALYLSAAAERLYGQGHHDLGELLAYRALDLGPSYAACYLVIGRIKVLQGDIYEGISYYEKSIEMSKEGDTMYILLQTMKCIAYLSLGEHEQVRNLAAYIIKMEPEEHKKIALGIMFLAGDREVFSPAYIETSKQLPVEFARYLLEVIYHIGARLFHHEKHRENLLKGPVNLFYNLHGCSIVPEKVRKSIPRFYSDIENQNIKSTK